The following is a genomic window from Chloracidobacterium sp..
ACGCTGGTCAAATCCCGGCTCGCGCTTCAGAGTTATAAAGAACTGCGAATTTGCCGAGTTGTTATCGCTTCCGCGTGCGGCACCGACAATGCCGGTGTCATAGGGAATATCACTGAATTCGGCCTCGACATTAGGCTTGTTCGACTTACCCGTACCGTCGTTCGACGGATCGTTGTCCTTTGAAAGCGGATCGCCCGATTGGATCACGGATTGATTGACGCGGTGCCAGGTTACGCCGTCATAAACGCCCTCTTTTGCGAGTTCCTTGAAACGGGCAACCATTTTCGGCGCAATATTCGAATAAAGTTCGATCTTGATGGTGCCGTAAACCGGCTGCTCCATTTCGATGACCGCGATCTCCGGGTCGCCAACGGGTTGCACATCCTTCTTGATGGCAGGCGATCCCGCTGATGTTGAACTTTTTCCGCTGCCGGAATTGCATCCGAACGATACTGCCGCAAGGGCCAGTAAAAATATTAACAGGAGCTTTCTCATAAGATCAGATAGACCTCTCGCTGTCCAGCAATATGGTAACAGGGCCGTCGTTGACGAGTTCGACATCCATCATTGCTTGAAAGCGTCCGGTTTGAACCGATGGACAATAGGTACGAGCCCGATCGGTGAAATATTCGTAGAGTTCGTTAGCTCGTTCCGGCCCGGCAGCCCTTATGTACGAAGGACGCCGGCCGCGGCGTGTATCCCCGTACAACGTGAACTGCGAGACCACAAGCATCGAGTTTTTCGTGTCAAGGAGTGAAAGTTCCATCTTTCCGTTCGAGTCGTCAAAGATCCGAAGGTTGACTATCTTATCCGCCAAATAGTCGGCATCGGCAGATGTATCTGTCTGAGCAACGCCAAGCAGGACGAGCAGGCCTTTGTCGATCTTGCCGACGATCTCGCCATCGACCATGACCTTTGCACGCGAGACGCGCTGGACCACTGCTCTCACTCGGGCTCGACGATGTACACGCGTTCCATCACGACCGGCTCCAGAGGCTTATCGTTAGGGTCGCGGTCAACGCCCGCGATCGTGTTCACGACATCCTGCCCTTCGGTAACCCTGCCGAATTTTGAATAGCTTGGCGGCAACGGATAATCGACATGCATTATGAAGAACTGTGAACCGTTCGTGTGAGGGCCTGCATTGGCCATTGCAACGGTTCCTTTAGAGTATGGGCCTTGATAAAGGTCGGATGCTCTATCGATCTCATCGTCGAACTTGCCGCCCCATGCAGATTCGCCTCCGTAACCCATGCCGAGCGGATCGCCGCCCTGGATCATAAAGTTCGGTATGACGCGGTGAAAAATAACGCCGTCGTAATAGTTCTTTCCGGCGAGCAGGCGAAAATTCTCCGTCGTTTTCGGTGCATCGTCCTCAAGCAATTCGAACTTGATCGTGCCTTTGTTAGTTTCTATAACTGCAATTCTATTAGCCACTTATGACATCTCCTTGTTAAAGATGAAACGGTTGATCGCAGACGCCACGCCGTTATCATCATTACTT
Proteins encoded in this region:
- a CDS encoding D-tyrosyl-tRNA(Tyr) deacylase yields the protein MRAVVQRVSRAKVMVDGEIVGKIDKGLLVLLGVAQTDTSADADYLADKIVNLRIFDDSNGKMELSLLDTKNSMLVVSQFTLYGDTRRGRRPSYIRAAGPERANELYEYFTDRARTYCPSVQTGRFQAMMDVELVNDGPVTILLDSERSI
- a CDS encoding peptidylprolyl isomerase; its protein translation is MRKLLLIFLLALAAVSFGCNSGSGKSSTSAGSPAIKKDVQPVGDPEIAVIEMEQPVYGTIKIELYSNIAPKMVARFKELAKEGVYDGVTWHRVNQSVIQSGDPLSKDNDPSNDGTGKSNKPNVEAEFSDIPYDTGIVGAARGSDNNSANSQFFITLKREPGFDQRYTIFGKVIDGMNNVRTIAGVQPKEGERPVEPIRIRSIRIEPRN
- a CDS encoding peptidylprolyl isomerase → MANRIAVIETNKGTIKFELLEDDAPKTTENFRLLAGKNYYDGVIFHRVIPNFMIQGGDPLGMGYGGESAWGGKFDDEIDRASDLYQGPYSKGTVAMANAGPHTNGSQFFIMHVDYPLPPSYSKFGRVTEGQDVVNTIAGVDRDPNDKPLEPVVMERVYIVEPE